In the genome of Camelina sativa cultivar DH55 unplaced genomic scaffold, Cs unpScaffold02423, whole genome shotgun sequence, the window AAAGGCACACGATAGAAATGGATAACCTCAGCAGCAGGTTTCTCAACAAGGCTCGGTAGCTCATCAGCAGAAACAAAAGAACCAGCGGAAACAGCTGCTTTAGGCTTATTAGGTTGAGCAGAACATCTCAAGCTAACAGCTTTCGCACGATTCAGAGACAGCTGCGAAGCTCTCGTTCTAACAGAACCCCACAATTGACTGGTTGAGCTTCTCTGCAAAAGCATCGCTTGTCTATTTGAACCCTGCAAAAAACCAATAACTCGTTATAGCAAAAACAATACGGATGccaaataa includes:
- the LOC104774329 gene encoding probable phosphoribosylformylglycinamidine synthase, chloroplastic/mitochondrial, translated to MNTSQATRAALFLNGSNRQAMLLQRSSTSQLWGSVRTRASQLSLNRAKAVSLRCSAQPNKPKAAVSAGSFVSADELPSLVEKPAAEVIHFYR